One genomic region from Sparus aurata chromosome 15, fSpaAur1.1, whole genome shotgun sequence encodes:
- the LOC115596622 gene encoding SLC35A4 upstream open reading frame protein-like, whose protein sequence is MGGNNTKISETMSDDKNPLGQLKDLVDLKDQLEDIQRRMEDEIQAGVPAGGSVLASPFLKGFLAGYIVARLRSPALVGVAIGTCTGIYAAQNYAVPNVENTVKDYIRNMRGGGK, encoded by the exons ATGGGTGGGAACAACACTAAAATAAGTGAAACTATGTCAGATGACAAG AATCCTCTTGGTCAGCTCAAGGACCTGGTGGATCTGAAGGACCAGCTAGAAGACATCCAGAGGCGGATGGAGGATGAGATACAGGCTGGGGTTCCTGCA GGAGGCAGCGTCCTGGCTTCTCCTTTCTTGAAGGGTTTTCTGGCTGGGTACATTGTGGCGAGGCTACGGTCTCCAGCATTGGTGGGAGTTGCCATAGGAACATGTACAGGAATCTATGCAGCACAGAATTACGCCGTTCCTAACGTTGAAAACACTGTCAAAGACTACATACGCAACATGAGGGGAGGAGGGAAATAA
- the cd74b gene encoding CD74 molecule, major histocompatibility complex, class II invariant chain b codes for MSDPETQTPLIGGRPAINVPAAQGGSSSRAYKIAGITLLACVLIAGQVMTAYFLLSQRSDIQSLEEQNNNMNAELTKGRSVAVPVQMHLPMNSLPELMDDSVDEEASTGTPEKTDPSKMTDCQLEAAGLKAVQVPGFRPTCDRRGLYQAQQCFGEHCWCVNPANGEMIPGSLKQGGARCTVALLPGRMTKVLTLPQVEA; via the exons ATGTCGGACCCAGAGACCCAAACTCCTCTCATTGGAGGTCGGCCAGCCATCAATGTACCAGCAGCACAGGG TGGCAGTTCCAGCCGGGCCTATAAAATCGCAGGGATAACCCTGTTGGCCTGCGTCCTGATTGCGGGCCAGGTGATGACCGCCTACTTCCTCCTCAGCCAGAGGAGCGACATCCAGTCTCTCGAGGAgcagaacaacaacatgaacGCTGAGCTGACGAAGGGCAGATCTG TTGCTGTGCCTGTTCAGATGCACTTGCCCATGAACTCCCTGCCTGAGCTGATGGATGACTCTGTGGACGAG GAGGCCTCCACCGGAACCCCAGAAAAAACTG ACCCTTCAAAGATGACTGACTGCCAGCTGGAGGCGGCTGGTTTGAAGGCCGTGCAGGTGCCAGGTTTCCGCCCTACCTGCGACAGGCGCGGCCTCTACCAGGCCCAGCAGTGCTTCGGGGAACACTGCTGGTGTGTTAACCCAGCCAACGGCGAGATGATCCCAGGATCCCTGAAACAAGGAGGGGCCAGGTGCACTGTTGCCCTTCTCCCTG GCCGCATGACCAAAGTGCTGActctgcctcaagtggaggcgTGA